A segment of the Synechococcus sp. MEDNS5 genome:
CGGCGTGGTGATGGCGGCTCCAGGTTGGTTCTGATGGATCCACGCGGACGCGCTCTGCTCTGTTGGTGGCAGGCCCACGGCCGCCGGGATCCGGAGCAGAAACCCTGGATGGTCACCGCGGAACAAACCTGGCCACGGCCTCACGAGGTGTTGTCTCCCTACGGCATCTGGATCGCCGAGGTGATGCTGCAACAGACCCAGCTTCAGGTGGTGCTTCCTTACTGGACTCGTTGGATGGAACGCTTTCCCCGGCTCGAGGATCTGGCAGAAGCGGAGGAACAGGCTGTGCTCCTGAGCTGGCAGGGGCTTGGGTATTACTCCCGGGCCCGACGCCTGAAGGCTGCCGCCGCATTGCTGGTGGCGATGGGGGCAGGCAGCACTGATCCCGGTGGCTGGCCGAGCGATCTTGAGACTTGGTTGGCCTTGCCGGGGATTGGCCGCAGCACGGCTGGAGGCATCCTGTCGTCGGCCTTCAACAGTCCTTTGGCGATTCTGGATGGCAACGTGCGGCGTGTGCTGGCACGGCTTCAGGCCCATCCCACGCCGCCGATGCGGGCTCAGGCGCAGTTCTGGCTCTGGAGCGAGGCCTTGATCACGGCCGCGCCAGGCCGAGCCCGCGACTGCAATCAGGCCCTGATGGATCTGGGGGCCACGCTTTGCACGCCGCGCAATCCCAGTTGCGGGAGGTGCCCCTGGCGTGACCACTGCGCTGCTTACGCTTCCGGCACCCCCGAGGCCTTTCCCGTGACCGATGCACCCCGCAGCCTTCCGTTCTCCGTGATCGGTGTGGGCGTGGTGCTCAATCAGGCGGGCGAGGTGCTGATTGATCAGCGCCTCAACGAGGGCCTGCTCGGTGGGCTCTGGGAGTTTCCAGGAGGAAAGCAGGAGCCTGGCGAAGCCATCACTGACACCATTTCCCGGGAGCTGCGGGAGGAGCTGGCGATTGCGGTGGCCGTGGATCAGGAACTGATCACCGTGGACCACGCCTACAGCCACAAGAAGTTGCGCTTCATCGTGCATCTCTGCCGCTGGCTGTCGGGTGAACCCCAGCCTCTGGCCAGTCAGCAGGTGCGCTGGGTGAAGCCCGAGGAGCTCGGCAACTTTCCCTTTCCAGCGGCCAATGCCCGCATCATCGAGGCCTTGCATGGGCATCTCAGCGGATTGGCAGCCAGCTAATCCCTGGCCACCCTGCAGAAATCTGCAGCATGTTTGATGGTGAGTTCGCCTCCGCAGGTGCTTTGTGTGGGAGAAGCGTTGGTGGATCGCCTCGGACCCCTGGGAGGCGATCCGGCGACGGCGGCGCCGGGTGATTGCGACGACCGCCTCGGCGGTGCGCCGGCCAACGTGGCCTGTGCTCTGGCTCGCTTGGGGACGCCTGTGGCCTTCATCGGGCGCTTGGGCCGCGATGCGATCGGTGACAGCTTTCTGGAGCTGCTGAACGATCGGGGGGTGGATCTGCGCGGCCTGCAGTCCGACGATCAGCGGCCCTCACGGGTGGTGCTGGTGCGCCGCGATGCCAGTGGTGAACGGGTGTTTCAAGGTTTTGCCGGCGATTGTGGTGCCGGATTTGCTGATCAAGCACTTGATCAGGCTGCCTTGGATCCGCACTGGCCGGCTTTGGCGGAACGGGCTCGCTGGCTTCTGATCGGCACCATCCCGCTGGCCAGCGCTCCATCGGCGGCGGCCCTGCGATCGCTGGTGGCGCAGGCCGAGCGGGATGGCGTGCGGGTGGCTCTGGACGTGAACTGGCGCCCCACCTTCTGGGACCCCGACGCCGATCCTGCGGCTGGACCCGATGCCCAGGCCCTCGCTCTGATGCAGCCCCTTGTGCAGCAGGCTGATCTGATCAAGCTGGCCCGGGAAGAAGCCGAGTGGCTGTTTCACACCAGCAGCCCTGATCAGATCAGCGCGGCCCTGCCCCGGCATCCGGATGTGGTGGTCACCGACGGTGGTAAACCCGTGCAGTGGTGCATTGCCGAACAGTGCGGCGCGATGGCGGTGTTGGCTCCGCCCCAGGTGGTGGACACCACCGGTGCTGGTGATGCCTTCACCGCCGGCCTGTTGCATCAATTGGTCTCCCTGGCGCCGGTGGAAGGTCAGCCCCAGCAGCTGGATGCAGCTGGGGTGCGGGAGGTGGTGCGCTACGCCGCCGCTTGCGGTGCCCTGGTCTGCGCTGGTGCCGGCGGCATTGACCCCCAGCCCCTTCCGTCCCGGGTGCTGGGGTTCCTGGAGCAGGCGTAGCGATGGTGGTTCTGGGCATTGATCTGGGCACCAGTGCCACGAAAGCGCTGGTGGTGGATGCCGCTGGGACGGTTTGCGGTGTGGGGCACGGAGACCATCGCCCGCTGGTGCCGCGGGCGGGGTGGAGCGAGCAGGATCCTGAGGATTGGTGGCGCAGCACCCTCCAGGCCGTGTCCGCGGCTTTAGGGGAAGCCCGGGTCGATCCCGGGGCGATCGCCGCGGTCGGTCTCGCCGGACAGATGCACGGACTGGTGGCTCTTGATGCCCAGGGCGATTGCATCCGACCTGCCCAGCTCTGGAACGACGGGCGCTGTGAACCCCAGTGCCGAGCCGTTGAAGATCACCTGGGACCGGCCCATCTG
Coding sequences within it:
- the mutT gene encoding 8-oxo-dGTP diphosphatase MutT, with product MDPRGRALLCWWQAHGRRDPEQKPWMVTAEQTWPRPHEVLSPYGIWIAEVMLQQTQLQVVLPYWTRWMERFPRLEDLAEAEEQAVLLSWQGLGYYSRARRLKAAAALLVAMGAGSTDPGGWPSDLETWLALPGIGRSTAGGILSSAFNSPLAILDGNVRRVLARLQAHPTPPMRAQAQFWLWSEALITAAPGRARDCNQALMDLGATLCTPRNPSCGRCPWRDHCAAYASGTPEAFPVTDAPRSLPFSVIGVGVVLNQAGEVLIDQRLNEGLLGGLWEFPGGKQEPGEAITDTISRELREELAIAVAVDQELITVDHAYSHKKLRFIVHLCRWLSGEPQPLASQQVRWVKPEELGNFPFPAANARIIEALHGHLSGLAAS
- a CDS encoding carbohydrate kinase, with product MVSSPPQVLCVGEALVDRLGPLGGDPATAAPGDCDDRLGGAPANVACALARLGTPVAFIGRLGRDAIGDSFLELLNDRGVDLRGLQSDDQRPSRVVLVRRDASGERVFQGFAGDCGAGFADQALDQAALDPHWPALAERARWLLIGTIPLASAPSAAALRSLVAQAERDGVRVALDVNWRPTFWDPDADPAAGPDAQALALMQPLVQQADLIKLAREEAEWLFHTSSPDQISAALPRHPDVVVTDGGKPVQWCIAEQCGAMAVLAPPQVVDTTGAGDAFTAGLLHQLVSLAPVEGQPQQLDAAGVREVVRYAAACGALVCAGAGGIDPQPLPSRVLGFLEQA